From Malacoplasma iowae:
GAAACAAGCTTGAAACAAAACAAAAGCAATCAGAGTTCAAAAACTATTGATAATAAAATAAATATTAATGGATTTGTATTTTTGAACATTAATTTTAAAAAAATAAAAAAGAGTCCAGATTTCATTAATGAAAGAATGTTGTCAGGTCTTTCATTAATAGAAATACAAAATAATACATTGAAAAGAAATTGGGATTTTTTTTATGATTATGACAATAGGTTTTTTGACTATGATGATTACATTGAAAAACTTGGAAGTGTATTAAAACAATACATCATATCAACTAGAAATAAAAAGATAATAATTAATGATAATAAATATCATGAATTAATTAGACTTCATAACTTATGTTCAAAATATATTAAGGTTTATCCTATATGTAAATTAAGTTATTCAAGTGGTTTTGAACACTTGTTTAACAAGATAAATTTTGATGAATATAAGTACTCACAAAACTTGGATTTAATAAAAAACTGATTGGTTTATCGTTATTTGGAAAACAATTAGTTTTTTTTATTATTTATTCCTCTAATATTTTAAAAAAAATTTGTATTAGATTTACAATATAAATTGTAGGAAGAAAAAATGGAGGTTTAAATTATGGGAAATAATATTCCAAAAAAAATTAATGTTTTTAGCGAAATTGGAAACTTAAAAAGAGTCCTAGTACATACTCCTGGAAAAGAAATTGAGTATGTTACGCCGCAAAGATTAGATGAATTATTGTTTAGTGCAATACTTGATCCAGTCCGAGCTAGGGAAGAACACAAAGAATTTATCAAGATACTTGAAAGTCAAGGTGTTGAAGTAGTCCAACTAGTTGATTTAACAGCTGAAACTTACGATGTAGCTGAATCACAAGCTAAAGAAAATTTCATCCAAAAATGATTGGATGAATCTCTTCCTAAATTAACAGATGAAAATAGAAACAAAGTTTACTCTCTGTTAAAGTCATTGGAAAAAGATCCAAAAGAAATGATTAGAAAAATGATGTCAGGGGTATTAGCATCTGAAATTGGTGTTAAATCTGATGTTGAACTAATCGTTGATCCAATGCCAAACTTATACTTTACAAGAGACCCATTTGCATCTGTTGGAAACGGTATAACTCTTCACCGTATGTTTAGACCAACAAGAAGAAGAGAAACTATATTTGCAGATTTTATATTCTCAAATCACCCTGAATATAAGTCAACTCAAAAATACTATGAAAGAGAAGACAAATTCAGCTTAGAAGGTGGAGATGTATTTATCTACAATAATAAAACACTAGTTGTTGGTGTTTCTGAAAGAACAGAAAAAGGTGCTATTAAAGCTTTAGCTAAAGCTGTACAAAATAACTCAAATATGAGCTTTGAAAAAATATATGCAATAAATGTTCCTAAAATGAGTAACTTAATGCACTTAGATACTTGATTAACAATGTTAGATACAGACAAATTCTTATACTCACCAAACATGATGGGTGTATTAAAAATCTGAGAAATTGATTTATCAGACAAGAGTTTAAAATGAAAAGAAATTAGAGATTCTTTAGATCACTTCTTATCTACTATCATTGGTAAAAAAGCTATCACTGTTCCAGTTGCTGGTAAAGATGCTATGCAATTTGAAATAGATATCGAAACTCACTTTGATGCTACTAACTTTATAGCAGTAGCTCCTGGTGTTGTAATAGGATATGACAGAAACAAAAAAACAAATGAAGCTTTAAAAGAAGCTGGAATTAAAGTTCTATCTTGAAATGGTGATCAATTATCACTAGGTATGGGTTCTGCTAGATGTATGACTATGCCTCTATATAGAGAAGAATTAAAAAAATAATTTCAATATAAATATAAATTAGGAGAAAATAATGGCTTGAAATATTAAAACGCCACGTCACTTTGACACATTAATGAATTTTACAACTGAAGAAATTTTACATTTAGTTGATCAATCAATAAAAGTTAAAGAAAATGAAAAAAACGGTATTAGACCTCAAAACTTAGTAGGAAAAACTGTTGTTGGTATTTTTGAAAAAAACTCAACAAGAACAGCTAATGCAACTTTCAAAGCTGCTAACTACTTAGGTATGCAATATTTCTATAATGGACCTACAGGTTCAAACATGGGTTCTAAAGAATCTGTTGCTGATACAGCAAACGTGTTTACAGAAATGTATGATATCGCTCTTTTTAGAACTTTTGGACAAGAAAAAATTGATGAATATGCAAAGAATTCTAGAATTCCATTAATTAATGGTTTATCTGACCAAGAACACCCAACACAAACAATTGCTGACCTACAAACTATTAAAGAAGCATTTGGTTCTTTTAAAGGATTAAAAGTTGTGTTTGCTGGTGACTACAAAAACAATATGGGACACTCATGAATGTTCGCTTGTGCTTTCACAGGTATGGATTTAGTAATGTATGGACCAAGAAACTATGAATTACAATTAAACCCTAAAATCTTAAAATTCTGTAAAGAATTATGAGCTAAAAATGGTGGATCAATTACTTTCACTGAAGATAAAGCAGTTGCTGCTAGAGGTGCAAACGTAATTGCTACTGACGTTTGAGTTTCATTAGGTGAATCTTTTGACCTATGAGAAAAACGTTTAGCTGAAATGCATTCTTTCCAAGTTGATAAAGCTATGATGGAAATGGCTGCTCCGAATGTTAAATTCATGCACTGTTTACCAGCATTCCATGATATCAACACTGAATATGGAAAAAAAGTTGCTGAATTATATGGTAACAAATACCCAGCTGTTGCTGGTGGAGCTATAGAAGTTACTGATGAAGTTTTCCAAAATGAAAAATGAAACCTTTCATTCGTGGAAGCTGGTAACCGTTGAACTTCAATTGCAGCTATTATTCAAGAATTATTAAAATAATATGAAAATAGTTATTGCTTTAGGTGGAAACGCTTTAGGAAACAATCCAGAAGAACAAAAAGAATTACTTAAAATACCTGCCCAAAAAGTTGCCTCTCTTGTAGCTATGGGTCACACAGTTTTAATTGGACATGGTAATGGTCCTCAAGTTGGTATGATATATAATGCTTTTGCAGATGCTAAAAAATCAAATGAAAAAACTCCAACAGTTCCTTTTGCTGAAGCTGGTGGTATGAGCCAAGGGTATATAGGTTACCACATGTTAACTGCTATCAAAACAGAACTAAACAAACTTAACATTCCAAAAGAAGTTGTTTATGTTGAAACATTAACTTATGTTGATAAAAATGATGATGCATTTAACAATCCTACAAAACCTGTTGGTCCATTCTACAGTTCAAAAGAAGAAGCTGAAAAATTCAATCCTAACTCTACTATTATTGATGATGCAGGTCGTGGATACAGAGTTGTTGTTCCAAGTCCAAAACCAATAGATATTTTAGGTATCAATACTATTAAAGCATTAGTTAATGCTGGAGTAGTTGTTGTAGCCGGTGGTGGTGGTGGAATCCCAACAGTTAAAAATGGTGAAACTGTATATGGAGTAGATGGAGTAATTGATAAAGACTTTACATGTGCAAAAATTGCTGAAAAAATAGATGCTGATCTGTTTGTTATTCTTACAGCTGTTGATAATGTTTATGTTAACTGAAATAAACCAAACCAAAAGAAACTTGAAACTGTAAGTCTTAATGAACTTGATACATACATCCAAGAAGGCCAATTTGCTAAAGGAAGTATGTTACCAAAAATTGAAGCTTGTGTTAAATTTGTAAATTCTGGAGAAAACAAAAAAGCTATTATTGCTGACTTAAAAAATGCTGAACTAGCTATTGAAGGAAAATCTGGAACTATTATAGTTAAATAATAAATTTAATTATTACCACTTGTCATTTATAGACAAGTGGTTTTTTATTTACATAAAAAAACCTCGCTATTGCTAGCGAAGTAATTTAATAATTATAGTATGTTGAGTTTTTTAGCTTCCTTTAATAATTCGTCTCTAAATTTAGGGTGTGCAATATTTATAAGAGCTAATGCTCTTTCAGAACTTGATAATCCTTTTAGATTAACAATTCCATATTCTGTTACAACATATTGTACATCTGTTCTTGTTGTTGTTACTGGGCCACTAAGTTTAGGAACAATTTTTGAAAATTTTCCATTTGATGCAGTTGATGTTAAAGCAATAAATGATTTGCCATTTTTTGATTTGTAAGCACCTCTTACAAAATCAACTTGGCCTCCTGTTGCTGAATATTGATGTCCTTTTAAATGTTCTGAATTACAAGCGCCAGTAAGATCTATTTCTATAGTTGAATTAATACTTATAACATTATCATTTTTAGAAATTATATAATCATCATTTACATAATCTACAGGGTAGCTTTCAAATGATGGATTTTTATCTAACAACCCATACATTTCTTTATTTCCAATTGCAAAGGTATATACTGTTTTTCCTGTATTTATGTTTTTCTTTGAATTATTTACAACACCATCTTTAATTAGTTTAATCATACCTGTAGTTAAAACTTCAGTATGAATTCCTAAATCTTTATGGTTTTCTAATTTTTTACAAACTAAGTTTGGCAATCCGCCAATACCCATTTGAATGGTTGCTCCATTAGGAATTAAATCCGCAATAGTTTCTGCAATTTTTAATTCTTCAGGTTTTGGTTCTTGATCATTAACTTCTAATAATGGAATATTATTTTCTACAATAGCTGAAACTTCTGATACATGAATTGTGTTTTGACTTCCAAAAGTATATGGTACATTTTCATTAACTTCAACTATTATATTTTTCGCAGTTCTTAAAAGAGAGCTAGCATAATCATTTGAAAGACCTATACTCATATATCCAAACTTATCCATTGGTGAAACCATAGTAATAAAAGTATCTGGTTTAATAACTTCGGTAAATATTTTAGGAGATTGTGAAAAGTGGCAAGGATGAAACATAACTCTTTTTTCACCCTTTTCTTGGTCATTTAGGGCATTAATTTTTCTTTCTGTTTCACTTATAAAAAATGAGTGTGGAATTATTATTTTGTTAAGGTCTCAAGATAATATAGTTTCTCTTGCATGGTCTCTTGAAGAAAAATAATAAGCATCAAGTCTTGTATATCCATTGTTTCTAGCTTTTTTAGCTATTGCTTCAAACAATGCTCTTGGTTGCATAAAGTGCATTGGAAAAGCAAACTTAGTTTTATCTTTTATTAATTCTATTGCTATATCAGGAGTAGTAAGTTTTTCTTTATAAATTGTAAAAACATCTTTCATATGAAAACTAATAATTAGTTAATTTTTCAATTTTGTTTTCTTGTCTTTTGTATACAAGAACAGTTCTTTTAAAACTTATTACTTCTTTATTGTTTTGGTTAAAACCTTTGGTTAATACGGTAACAATTCCTTGATCTGGTCTACTTTTTGATTCTCTTTTAAATAAGATTGTAGATTCAGCATAAATTGTATCACCAGCAAATACTGGATGAGTTAACCTAACTTCATCTCAACCTAAATTAGCTACAACTTTTCCACTAATAGTATTAACACTCATTCCAGTAACTAAAGCTAAAGTGAAAGTTGAGTCAACCAAAAGTTTTTTTCATTCTGTTTTGCTTGCATATTCATTGTCAAAATGAACTTGTTGTGGGTTTAATGTTAACAATGTAAATCAAACATTATCAGCATCTAAAACGGTTCTTCCTGGTCGATGTT
This genomic window contains:
- a CDS encoding arginine deiminase, giving the protein MGNNIPKKINVFSEIGNLKRVLVHTPGKEIEYVTPQRLDELLFSAILDPVRAREEHKEFIKILESQGVEVVQLVDLTAETYDVAESQAKENFIQKWLDESLPKLTDENRNKVYSLLKSLEKDPKEMIRKMMSGVLASEIGVKSDVELIVDPMPNLYFTRDPFASVGNGITLHRMFRPTRRRETIFADFIFSNHPEYKSTQKYYEREDKFSLEGGDVFIYNNKTLVVGVSERTEKGAIKALAKAVQNNSNMSFEKIYAINVPKMSNLMHLDTWLTMLDTDKFLYSPNMMGVLKIWEIDLSDKSLKWKEIRDSLDHFLSTIIGKKAITVPVAGKDAMQFEIDIETHFDATNFIAVAPGVVIGYDRNKKTNEALKEAGIKVLSWNGDQLSLGMGSARCMTMPLYREELKK
- the argF gene encoding ornithine carbamoyltransferase, which produces MAWNIKTPRHFDTLMNFTTEEILHLVDQSIKVKENEKNGIRPQNLVGKTVVGIFEKNSTRTANATFKAANYLGMQYFYNGPTGSNMGSKESVADTANVFTEMYDIALFRTFGQEKIDEYAKNSRIPLINGLSDQEHPTQTIADLQTIKEAFGSFKGLKVVFAGDYKNNMGHSWMFACAFTGMDLVMYGPRNYELQLNPKILKFCKELWAKNGGSITFTEDKAVAARGANVIATDVWVSLGESFDLWEKRLAEMHSFQVDKAMMEMAAPNVKFMHCLPAFHDINTEYGKKVAELYGNKYPAVAGGAIEVTDEVFQNEKWNLSFVEAGNRWTSIAAIIQELLK
- the arcC gene encoding carbamate kinase, with the protein product MKIVIALGGNALGNNPEEQKELLKIPAQKVASLVAMGHTVLIGHGNGPQVGMIYNAFADAKKSNEKTPTVPFAEAGGMSQGYIGYHMLTAIKTELNKLNIPKEVVYVETLTYVDKNDDAFNNPTKPVGPFYSSKEEAEKFNPNSTIIDDAGRGYRVVVPSPKPIDILGINTIKALVNAGVVVVAGGGGGIPTVKNGETVYGVDGVIDKDFTCAKIAEKIDADLFVILTAVDNVYVNWNKPNQKKLETVSLNELDTYIQEGQFAKGSMLPKIEACVKFVNSGENKKAIIADLKNAELAIEGKSGTIIVK
- a CDS encoding acetyl-CoA hydrolase/transferase family protein, translating into MKDVFTIYKEKLTTPDIAIELIKDKTKFAFPMHFMQPRALFEAIAKKARNNGYTRLDAYYFSSRDHARETILSWDLNKIIIPHSFFISETERKINALNDQEKGEKRVMFHPCHFSQSPKIFTEVIKPDTFITMVSPMDKFGYMSIGLSNDYASSLLRTAKNIIVEVNENVPYTFGSQNTIHVSEVSAIVENNIPLLEVNDQEPKPEELKIAETIADLIPNGATIQMGIGGLPNLVCKKLENHKDLGIHTEVLTTGMIKLIKDGVVNNSKKNINTGKTVYTFAIGNKEMYGLLDKNPSFESYPVDYVNDDYIISKNDNVISINSTIEIDLTGACNSEHLKGHQYSATGGQVDFVRGAYKSKNGKSFIALTSTASNGKFSKIVPKLSGPVTTTRTDVQYVVTEYGIVNLKGLSSSERALALINIAHPKFRDELLKEAKKLNIL
- a CDS encoding MaoC/PaaZ C-terminal domain-containing protein — protein: MSKDFFINRYKKVAENRYRETSGLYYEDFNVGDVFEHRPGRTVLDADNVWFTLLTLNPQQVHFDNEYASKTEWKKLLVDSTFTLALVTGMSVNTISGKVVANLGWDEVRLTHPVFAGDTIYAESTILFKRESKSRPDQGIVTVLTKGFNQNNKEVISFKRTVLVYKRQENKIEKLTNY